In Pyrus communis chromosome 1, drPyrComm1.1, whole genome shotgun sequence, the following are encoded in one genomic region:
- the LOC137715173 gene encoding oligopeptide transporter 2-like: MGTQATTLEVEAAAKTKLDESENDDDVSPVEQVRLTVSNEDDSSLPVWTFRMWTIGMLSCILLSFLNTFFSYRTEPLVISMISVQVASLPIGRFMARALPRRKVWIRGKSYSLNPGEFNVKEHVLISIFANAGAGFGSGPAYAVNIVTIIKAFYGRKISFFASWALVITTQVLGYGWAGIIRKYVVDPGAMWWPSSLVQVSLFRALHEKDNNRMSRGKFFLIALVCSFSWYLVPGYLFTTLSIISWICWIYPKSIRAQQIGSGYRGLGVGAFTLDWSVISSYLGSPLISPFFAIVNITVGYIIIMYVVIPISYWKLNLYNAKNFAIFSSHLFDSDGQIYNVKGIVNDRFQIDMPAYKKQGFINLSVFFALTYGLGFAAVVSTLTHVALFNGRDIYERYQSSYSGKIDIHTKLMRKYRDIPTWWFHILLVVSLVLSLALCIFMKDEVQMPWWGLIFAAGIALIFTLPISIITATTNVTPGLNIITEYVMGLILPGYPIANVCFKTYGYISMAQAISFLSDFKLGHYMKIPPISMFLVQCVGTVVAGTVNIGTAWWLLTTVKNICNTELLPDTSPWTCPGDSVFFNASVIWGLVGPKRIFGSLGLYGGLNWFFVVGALGPVIVWLFHKAFPRQKWIAYINLPVLFGSTAVMPPATTVNFNSWIVVGIVFNYFVFRYRKKWWQRYNYVLSAALDAGVAFMGVLIYICLTINEVSISWWGTQDYDHCKLSTCPTSKSVELGHACVFP; this comes from the exons ATGGGCACCCAGGCCACCACCCTAGAAGTGGAGGCCGCTGCTAAAACTAAGCTCGATGAGAGTGAGAACGACGATGACGTGTCACCAGTTGAGCAGGTCCGACTCACGGTCTCCAACGAGGACGACAGTTCCCTCCCTGTATGGACGTTCCGGATGTGGACTATAGGCATGCTCTCGTGCATTCTACTCTCATTCCTCAACACCTTCTTCTCTTACCGCACGGAGCCGCTCGTGATATCGATGATCTCCGTGCAGGTGGCGAGTCTGCCGATCGGACGGTTCATGGCTAGGGCGCTGCCGAGGAGAAAGGTTTGGATTCGTGGGAAGTCATACTCGTTGAACCCGGGGGAATTTAACGTAAAAGAGCACGTGCTGATTTCGATATTTGCAAACGCCGGAGCCGGGTTTGGTAGCGGACCGGCGTATGCGGTTAATATTGTGACTATAATCAAAGCGTTTTACGGTAGGAAGATATCCTTCTTTGCAAGTTGGGCACTTGTGATTACCACACAG GTATTGGGGTACGGGTGGGCTGGTATTATCAGAAAGTACGTGGTGGATCCGGGGGCGATGTGGTGGCCTAGCAGTCTCGTTCAGGTTTCTTTGTTCAG GGCTCTGCATGAGAAAGACAACAATCGAATGTCGAGAGGGAAATTCTTTTTGATAGCACTGGTGTGCAGCTTCTCTTGGTACCTAGTGCCGGGCTACCTCTTCACAACCCTCTCAATAATTTCATGGATCTGTTGGATTTACCCTAAGTCCATAAGAGCTCAGCAAATTGGCTCAGGCTACCGTGGGCTTGGCGTTGGGGCATTTACCCTAGATTGGTCGGTCATATCCTCTTACTTGGGGAGCCCTTTGATCAGCCCCTTCTTTGCCATTGTCAATATCACCGTCGGATACATCATCATCATGTACGTCGTCATTCCAATTTCATACTGGAAGCTCAACTTGTACAATGCAAAGAATTTTGCAATCTTCTCTTCGCACTTGTTTGATTCCGACGGCCAAATATATAATGTCAAGGGCATTGTGAATGACCGGTTTCAGATTGACATGCCTGCCTATAAAAAACAAGGATTCATAAACCTGAGTGTATTCTTTGCCCTAACATATGGCCTTGGTTTTGCTGCTGTTGTATCAACCCTCACTCATGTGGCTCTCTTCAATGGAAG GGACATATATGAACGATACCAATCGTCATATAGTGGAAAGATAGATATACACACCAAATTAATGAGGAAATACAGGGACATACCCACCTGGTGGTTTCATATTTTGCTTGTGGTGTCGTTGGTACTCTCTCTAGCATTGTGCATTTTCATGAAAGATGAGGTGCAAATGCCATGGTGGGGACTCATTTTTGCTGCAGGAATTGCATTGATTTTCACCCTTCCAATCAGCATAATAACTGCCACAACAAACGTG aCACCGGGACTAAACATCATCACGGAGTACGTCATGGGTTTGATATTGCCTGGCTATCCCATAGCCAATGTATGCTTCAAAACATATGGATACATTAGTATGGCACAGGCAATTTCATTTTTGAGTGATTTTAAGTTAGGCCATTACATGAAGATTCCGCCCATATCCATGTTCTTAGTTCag TGCGTAGGAACTGTAGTAGCCGGAACCGTCAATATTGGGACAGCATGGTGGCTTCTAACTACAGTGAAAAATATATGCAATACTGAATTACTCCCTGACACTAGTCCTTGGACTTGTCCTGGTGATAGTGTCTTCTTCAATGCATCTGTGATTTGGGGTCTCGTTGGACCGAAACGAATCTTCGGTTCCCTCGGACTCTACGGAGGACTCAACTGGTTCTTCGTGGTAGGTGCACTCGGACCTGTCATAGTATGGTTGTTTCACAAAGCTTTCCCCAGACAGAAATGGATCGCCTACATCAACCTTCCAGTGCTTTTCGGATCAACCGCCGTGATGCCACCAGCTACAACTGTGAACTTTAACAGCTGGATTGTGGTCGGAATCGTTTTCAATTACTTTGTTTTCAGATACAGAAAGAAGTGGTGGCAGAGGTACAATTATGTTCTTTCTGCTGCCCTAGATGCTGGAGTGGCTTTTATGGGGGTGCTTATATACATATGTTTAACCATAAACGAGGTAAGCATTTCTTGGTGGGGTACACAAGACTATGACCACTGTAAATTGTCTACTTGTCCAACATCTAAGAGCGTAGAACTTGGTCATGCTTGTGTATTCCCTTAA
- the LOC137741500 gene encoding oligopeptide transporter 2-like codes for MSTSTLEIEPATKHDENDVSPVEEVRLTVSNDDDPTLPVWTFRMWTLGLASCALLSFLNTFFSYRTEPLIISMISVQVATLPIGRFMARALPKRKFQIGSKEFSLNPGPFNMKEHVLISIFANAGSGFGSGTAYAISIVDIIKAFYHRKISFLASWILVITTQVLGYGWAGILRRYVVDPAEMWWPSSLVQVSLFRALHEKDNNRMSRGKFFFIALICSFAWFAVPGYLFPTLSTISWICWIYPKSVTAQQIGSGMGGLGIGAFSLDWTVIASYLYSPLISPFFAIVNVAAGYVLVMYMLLPIAYWGVNLYNAKNFAIFSSHLFDAGGQIYNVSALVNNKFEIDMPAYERQGRINLSVFFSLTYGIGFASVVSTLTHVALFNGREIYKQYRRASRSVKEDIHTRLMRKYKDIPNWWFHLMLLMSLVLSLVMCIFMKDQVQMPWWGLIFAAGLALVFTLPISIITATTNQSPGLNIITEYIMGLILPGKPIANVCFKTYGYISMSQAISFLNDFKLGHYMKIPPISMFIVQCIGTIVAGTVNIGVAWWLLSSIENICQDQLLPPNSPWTCPGDRVFFDASVIWGLVGPKRIFGPLGNYKALNWFFLIGALGPLLVWLLHKAFPSQKWIKLINLPVLLGATAVMPPATTVNFNCWIVVGTIFNYFVFRYRKKWWQRYNYVLSAALDAGVAFMGVLLYFSLTMNEKSISWWGTNGEHCDLATCPTAKGIVVDGCPVY; via the exons ATGTCCACCAGTACTCTTGAGATAGAGCCGGCCACAAAACACGACGAAAACGACGTTTCTCCGGTCGAAGAAGTCCGTTTAACGGTCTCAAACGATGACGATCCCACCCTTCCAGTATGGACCTTCCGAATGTGGACGCTAGGCCTCGCCTCCTGCGCCCTCCTCTCATTCCTCAACACTTTCTTCTCCTACCGCACGGAGCCCCTCATCATCTCGATGATCTCCGTACAGGTGGCGACGCTCCCCATCGGACGGTTCATGGCGAGGGCGCTGCCGAAGCGGAAGTTTCAGATAGGGTCGAAGGAGTTCTCGCTGAACCCTGGTCCGTTTAACATGAAGGAGCACGTGCTGATATCCATATTTGCCAATGCTGGCTCCGGATTCGGAAGTGGAACGGCTTATGCGATTAGCATTGTGGATATAATAAAAGCGTTTTATCATAGAAAGATCTCGTTCTTGGCCAGTTGGATACTTGTTATAACCACGCAG GTATTAGGGTATGGGTGGGCTGGTATTCTCAGAAGGTACGTGGTGGATCCGGCGGAGATGTGGTGGCCGAGTAGTCTCGTTCAAGTCTCCTTGTTCAG GGCTCTACATGAGAAAGACAACAATCGAATGTCAAGAGGGAAGTTCTTTTTCATAGCACTCATATGCAGCTTCGCTTGGTTTGCCGTCCCTGGCTATCTTTTCCCAACCTTGTCAACAATTTCATGGATTTGTTGGATATACCCTAAGTCAGTCACTGCCCAACAAATAGGGTCAGGAATGGGAGGACTTGGCATTGGAGCATTTTCACTTGATTGGACAGTCATAGCCTCCTACCTCTACAGCCCTCTCATCAGCCCTTTCTTTGCCATTGTCAATGTTGCTGCTGGCTACGTTCTTGTTATGTACATGTTACTGCCAATTGCCTATTGGGGTGTCAATTTGTACAATGCCAAGAACTTTGCAATCTTCTCTTCACATTTGTTTGACGCCGGTGGCCAAATATATAATGTCTCCGCCCTTGTGAATAACAAGTTTGAGATTGACATGCCTGCCTATGAAAGACAAGGACGCATAAACTTGAGTGTGTTCTTTTCTTTGACATATGGCATCGGTTTTGCGTCTGTTGTCTCGACCCTCACGCACGTTGCCCTATTCAACGGAAG GGAGATATATAAACAATACAGAAGGGCATCACGGAGTGTAAAGGAGGACATACACACCAGATTAATGAGGAAATACAAGGACATACCTAACTGGTGGTTTCATCTTATGCTTTTGATGTCCCTGGTACTCTCTCTAGTGATGTGCATATTCATGAAAGATCAAGTCCAAATGCCATGGTGGGGACTTATTTTTGCAGCTGGACTTGCATTAGTTTTCACTCTTCCTATAAGCATTATAACCGCCACAACAAATCAG TCTCCAGGACTAAACATCATCACAGAATACATCATGGGATTGATATTACCTGGCAAGCCAATAGCTAATGTGTGCTTCAAAACATATGGATATATAAGCATGTCGCAGGCAATTTCTTTTCTCAATGATTTTAAGCTAGGTCATTACATGAAGATCCCACCTATATCAATGTTCATAGTCCAG TGCATAGGAACAATAGTAGCTGGAACAGTCAATATAGGAGTTGCATGGTGGCTGCTGTCTAGCATTGAAAACATATGTCAAGATCAATTACTCCCTCCCAACAGTCCTTGGACTTGTCCTGGAGACCGTGTCTTCTTTGATGCATCTGTGATTTGGGGCCTTGTCGGACCAAAACGAATCTTTGGCCCTCTCGGAAACTACAAAGCACTCAACTGGTTCTTCCTCATAGGTGCATTGGGACCTCTATTGGTCTGGTTGCTGCACAAAGCTTTCCCAAGTCAGAAGTGGATCAAACTGATCAACCTCCCAGTGCTTTTGGGAGCAACAGCTGTAATGCCACCAGCTACAACTGTGAACTTCAATTGCTGGATTGTGGTTGGAACTATTTTCAACTACTTTGTTTTCAGGTACAGAAAGAAGTGGTGGCAGAGGTACAATTACGTTCTTTCTGCTGCCCTAGATGCTGGAGTGGCTTTCATGGGGGTACTTTTGTACTTTTCTTTGACCATGAACGAGAAGAGCATATCCTGGTGGGGAACAAATGGTGAACACTGTGATTTGGCTACATGCCCCACAGCCAAAGGTATAGTTGTTGATGGTTGCCCTGTCTACTAA